From one Salvelinus alpinus chromosome 14, SLU_Salpinus.1, whole genome shotgun sequence genomic stretch:
- the LOC139538951 gene encoding trace amine-associated receptor 13c-like, which yields MEENKYDQYCFQDGNSSCRKALLSTSIYITLYIFFSLFSAVTVFLNVLVIISISHFKQLHTPTNLLILSLAVSDLLVGLIVIPVMTLAIMEPCWGFGKYFCVFHFYMAFLCTSLSITNLVLISIDRYVAVCDPLLYHSKITTTRIMCCISITWCCCVIYDAVIIRKFVNVQVQSRCLKECFIVEGITWGNIIDLVITLVVPCSIMITLYMKIFVVARSQARKVFSKEAVSMSGVKTVQANKSERKAAKTLAIVVFNYLICWIPSLFIFFFFSFLSDNLLSYFTSYLALVNSLINPIIYAFFYPWFKVTAKLILSLNLRRS from the coding sequence ATGGAGGAAAACAAATATGATCAATACTGTTTTCAAGACGGAAACTCTTCTTGCAGAAAGGCTTTGCTATCGACATCTATCTACATAACACTGTACATCTTCTTCTCATTGTTTTCAGCGGTTACAGTATTTTTGAACGTACTGGTGatcatctccatctctcacttCAAGCAGCTCCACACTCCAACCAACCTGCTcatcctctctctggctgtgtcaGATCTCCTGGTGGGACTGATTGTGATACCAGTAATGACTTTAGCAATAATGGAACCATGCTGGGGTTTTGGgaaatatttctgtgtgtttcatTTCTATATGGCTTTTTTATGTACTTCTTTATCCATCACCAATTTGGTCTTGATATCTATTGACCGCTATGTTGCTGTGTGTGATCCCTTATTGTACCACtctaaaataacaacaacaagaaTCATGTGTTGTATATCCATTACCTGGTGTTGTTGTGTCATATACGATGCTGTTATTATAAGAAAATTTGTAAATGTACAGGTACAGAGTAGGTGTTTGAAAGAATGTTTTATTGTTGAAGGAATAACTTGGGGTAATATCATTGACCTTGTAATTACACTTGTTGTCCCATGCTCTATTATGATAACACTTTATATGAAAATCTTTGTGGTGGCCAGATCACAGGCCAGAAAGGTATTTTCAAAAGAGGCTGTCAGTATGTCTGGTGTTAAAACTGTACAGGCTAATAAGTCTGAGAGAAAAGCAGCAAAAACTCTAGCTATTGTTGTTTTCAACTATCTCATTTGTTGGATTCCATCTCtatttattttcttctttttttcttttttaagtgATAATTTATTATCATATTTCACCAGTTATCTTGCACTTGTTAATTCCTTAATTAATCCAATCATTTATGCTTTCTTTTATCCATGGTTCAAAGTGACAGCTAAACTTATTTTATCTCTGAATTTAAGGCGTTCATAG
- the LOC139538198 gene encoding trace amine-associated receptor 13c-like, which yields MEKHEDVIYCFQDGNSSCRKGLLSTSIYITLYIFFSLISAVTVFLNILVIISISHFKQLHTPTNLLILSLAVSDLLVGMIVIPVVTVATMEPCWGFGEYFCVFHFYISFLCTSLSLGSLVLISIDRHVAVCDPLLYHSRITITRIMCFISITWCCCIIYDAVIVKNFVNVQIPSRCLTECLTVAITSSNIIDLVITMVVPCSIIITLYMKIFVVARSQARKVFSKEAASMSGVKTVQANKSERKAAKTLAIVVFTYLICWIPSLFPFLFVSFLSENVLSFIISFLPLVNSLINPIIYAFFYPWFKVTAKHILTLKLRRS from the coding sequence ATGGAGAAACATGAAGATGTTATATACTGTTTTCAAGATGGAAATTCTTCTTGCAGAAAGGGTTTGCTATCGACATCTATCTACATAACACTGTACATCTTCTTCTCATTGATTTCAGCAGTTACAGTATTTTTGAACATACTGGTGattatctccatctctcacttCAAGCAGCTCCACACTCCAACCAACCTGCTcatcctctctctggctgtgtcaGATCTCCTGGTGGGAATGATTGTGATACCAGTAGTGACAGTAGCAACAATGGAACCATGCTGGGGTTTTGGggaatatttctgtgtgtttcatTTCTACATCTCTTTTTTATGTACTTCTTTATCTCTGGGCAGTTTGGTCTTGATATCTATTGACCGCCATGTTGCTGTGTGTGATCCCTTATTGTACCACTctagaataacaataacaagaatcatgtgttttatatccattACCTGGTGTTGTTGTATCATATACGATGCTGTTATTGTAAAAAACTTTGTAAATGTACAGATACCCAGTAGGTGTTTGACAGAATGTTTAACTGTAGCAATAACATCAAGTAATATCATTGACCTTGTAATTACAATGGTTGTCCCGTGCTCTATTATTATAACACTTTATATGAAAATCTTTGTGGTGGCCAGATCACAGGCCAGAAAGGTATTTTCAAAAGAGGCTGCCAGTATGTCCGGTGTTAAAACTGTACAGGCAAATAAGTCTGAGAGAAAAGCAGCAAAAACTCTAGCTATTGTTGTTTTCACCTATCTCATTTGTTGGATTCCATCTCTATTTCCTTTCCTTTTTGTATCTTTTTTAAGTGAAAATGTTTTATCATTTATCATCAGTTTTCTGCCACTTGTTAATTCCCTAATTAACCCAATCATTTATGCTTTCTTTTATCCATGGTTCAAAGTGACAGCTAAACATATTTTAACTCTGAAGTTAAGGCGTTCATAG